In Gossypium arboreum isolate Shixiya-1 chromosome 5, ASM2569848v2, whole genome shotgun sequence, a single genomic region encodes these proteins:
- the LOC108489449 gene encoding auxin response factor 7-like isoform X4 → MKAPPTGFLANPAEGDRKSINSELWHACAGPLVSLPPIGSLVVYFPQGHSEQVAASMQKETDFIPSYPNLPSKLICVLHNVTLHADPETDEVYAQMTLQPVNKYDKEALLASDMGLKQSRQPAEFFCKTLTASDTSTHGGFSVPRRAAEKIFPSLDFSMQPPAQELVARDLHENAWTFRHIYRGQPKRHLLTTGWSVFVSTKRLFAGDSVLFIRDAKSQLLLGLRRANRQQPALSSSVISSDSMHIGILAAAAHAAANFSPFTIFYNPRASPSEFVVPLAKYNKTMYTQVSLGMRFRMMFETEESGVRRYMGTVTGISDLDPVRWKNSQWRNLQVGWDESTAGERPRRVSVWEIEPVVSPFFICPPPFFRPRFPKQPGMPDDDSDVENAFKRAMPWLGDDFGMRGFFPSTVSSNLLHSNLSIDDPSKLLNFQAPVLPAPNMQFNKANPNQVNQLPQAPTTWSQQILQTPVNQHQQQQPQQQLQQQQPQQPQQQPQPQSHLLHQQQPQPQPSPKQQQHIHQEQRQQPQQQQPLQQQPTLPPQVTNGIVAPNQISNQNLHQPAVYSHLQQQQLLTSNSLSTQTTLSAHMTSYPLTSLPQDTRVQQQMEQQPNLMQRQQQQTQLQQSLSQRTQQQPQILQLSQQGLSEQLQLQLLQKLQQQQQQSAQQLLSAAGSLLQPPMLQQQQTHQQNQPLQQLPLSQSQVQPLGSNGFSTSMFVQPQQLSVHQSQSQSKQLMAMRSNSGLIDGDAPPSTLSSTNNCQVSPSNLINRSHHVPSILMTDPVVEPPSTLAQELLSKPDIQIKHEPPTSRGLDQSKYKSSVTDQLEASSSGTSYCLDAGTIQHNASLSFLEGDVQSHSRNNLPFTANIDGLAPETLLTREYDSQKDLQNMLSNYGGNPRDIDTELSTAAISCQSFGVPNIPFKTGCSNDVAINETGVLNGGLWTNQTQRMRTYTKVQKRGSVGRSIDVTRYKGYDELRHDLVRMFGIEGQLEDPQSSDWKLVYVDHENDILLVGDDPWEEFVSCVQSIKILSSAEVQQMSLDGNLGNVSVPNQACSGTENGNAWRGHYDDTSAVSFNR, encoded by the exons ATGAAGGCTCCACCAACTGGATTTTTGGCAAATCCTGCTGAAG GAGATAGGAAGAGTATCAATTCAGAATTATGGCATGCTTGTGCTGGACCACTGGTTTCTTTGCCACCAATTGGAAGTCTGGTGGTTTATTTTCCTCAAGGCCACAGCGAACAA GTTGCAGCATCAATGCAGAAGGAGACTGATTTCATACCAAGTTACCCTAACCTTCCTTCCAAGTTGATTTGTGTCCTCCATAATGTTACATTGCAT GCTGATCCAGAAACTGATGAGGTCTATGCCCAGATGACTCTTCAACCTGTAAACAAA TATGACAAGGAAGCATTACTGGCATCTGATATGGGCCTCAAGCAAAGCAGGCAACCTGCTGAGTTCTTTTGCAAGACTCTTACAGCTAGTGATACTAGCACTCATGGTGGATTTTCAGTCCCTCGTCGAGCAGCTGAGAAGATCTTCCCTTCTCTG GATTTTTCCATGCAACCACCTGCTCAAGAGCTTGTAGCAAGAGATTTGCATGAAAATGCATGGACTTTTAGACATATTTATCGAG GTCAACCAAAGAGGCACCTTCTGACTACCGGTTGGAGTGTCTTTGTTAGCACAAAAAGACTCTTCGCTGGTGATTCTGTTCTTTTCATAAG AGATGCGAAGTCACAGCTTCTCTTGGGTCTAAGGCGCGCTAATAGACAACAGCCAGCTCTCTCATCATCAGTGATTTCTAGTGATAGCATGCATATAGGGATCCTTGCTGCTGCAGCCCATGCTGCTGCAAATTTCAGCCCATTTACTATATTCTACAATCCAAG GGCAAGCCCCTCTGAGTTTGTGGTACCCTTAGCAAAATATAACAAAACCATGTACACCCAAGTTTCTCTTGGCATGCGGTTTAGAATGATGTTTGAGACTGAGGAGTCTGGAGTACGAAGATACATGGGTACAGTTACTGGTATCAGCGACCTGGATCCTGTGCGATGGAAAAACTCACAATGGCGCAATCTTCAG GTTGGTTGGGATGAATCAACAGCTGGAGAACGGCCCAGGCGAGTTTCAGTTTGGGAAATTGAGCCTGTTGTATCTCCTTTCTTCATATGTCCACCTCCTTTTTTCAGACCTAGGTTTCCGAAGCAACCAGGGATGCCAG ATGATGATTCTGATGTCGAGAACGCTTTCAAAAGAGCTATGCCTTGGCTTGGAGATGATTTTGGTATGAGAG GATTCTTTCCATCAACGGTTTCTTCGAATCTGCTGCATAGTAACCTTAGCATTGATGATCCTTCCAAATTATTGAATTTTCAAGCTCCTGTATTACCTGCACCGAATATGCAATTTAATAAAGCTAACCCAAACCAAGTCAACCAGTTGCCTCAGGCACCTACGACTTGGTCCCAGCAGATATTGCAGACTCCGGTAAATCAACATCAGCAGCAGCAACCCCAACAGCAATTGCAGCAACAACAGCCACAACAACCACAGCAGCAGCCACAGCCACAGTCACATCTTCTTCATCAACAGCAGCCTCAGCCACAGCCATCTCCAAAGCAACAGCAACACATCCACCAGGAACAGAGACAACAGCCACAACAGCAGCAGCCGCTGCAACAACAACCAACCCTACCGCCTCAAGTAACTAATGGCATTGTTGCTcctaaccagatctcaaatcaaaaTTTGCATCAGCCAGCTGTTTACTCTCACCTGCAGCAGCAACAATTGTTGACAAGCAATAGCCTGTCTACCCAAACTACCCTCTCTGCTCATATGACTTCATATCCTTTGACGTCATTACCACAAGATACACGGGTTCAGCAGCAGATGGAACAGCAACCTAACCTCATGCAGAGGCAGCAGCAACAGACACAACTGCAACAAAGCCTGTCCCAGAGGACACAGCAGCAGCCGCAGATTCTGCAACTATCACAGCAGGGCCTCTCGGAGCAACTGCAATTACAACTTCTCCAAAAattgcagcagcagcagcagcagtcgGCTCAACAATTACTCTCCGCAGCTGGGTCACTGCTGCAGCCTCCAATGTTGCAGCAACAGCAAACTCATCAACAGAACCAACCATTGCAGCAGTTGCCTCTTTCTCAGAGCCAGGTGCAACCACTGGGTAGCAATGGCTTCTCAACATCGATGTTTGTGCAACCTCAACAACTTTCAGTGCATCAATCCCAAAGTCAGAGCAAACAACTTATGGCAATGAGAAGCAATTCTGGTCTTATTGATGGAGATGCTCCACCTTCAACCTTATCTTCTACCAATAATTGTCAGGTTTCCCCATCAAACCTTATAAACAGAAGTCACCATGTACCATCCATATTGATGACAGATCCAGTTGTTGAGCCTCCAAGTACACTAGCTCAAGAGCTCCTGAGCAAGCCTGATATTCAAATCAAACATGAGCCGCCCACCTCTAGAGGACTAGACCAATCAAAGTACAAAAGTTCTGTAACAGACCAATTAGAAGCATCCTCTTCTGGAACATCATATTGCTTGGACGCAGGCACCATCCAGCATAATGCCTCCCTTTCCTTTCTGGAAGGTGATGTCCAATCACATTCTCGGAACAATCTTCCTTTTACAGCTAATATTGATGGATTGGCACCTGAGACTTTGTTAACAAGGGAATATGACTCTCAAAAGGATCTTCAAAACATGCTTTCTAATTATGGTGGGAACCCAAGAGATATTGACACTGAGTTGTCTACTGCTGCAATAAGCTGTCAGTCATTTGGTGTGCCAAATATACCTTTCAAGACAGGATGCTCAAATGATGTTGCCATAAATGAGACAGGAGTTTTAAATGGCGGATTGTGGACCAACCAAACTCAACGCATGCGAACATATACAAAG GTGCAAAAGCGTGGTTCTGTGGGAAGATCAATTGATGTGACCCGCTATAAAGGGTATGATGAACTACGGCATGATCTAGTCCGTATGTTCGGTATCGAGGGGCAGCTGGAGGATCCACAAAGTTCTGACTGGAAATTAGTTTATGTGGATCATGAAAATGACATATTACTTGTTGGTGACGATCCTTGGGA AGAATTTGTAAGTTGTGTTCAGAGCATAAAGATACTGTCGTCAGCAGAAGTACAGCAGATGAGCTTGGATGGTAATCTTGGAAATGTGTCAGTTCCCAATCAAGCTTGCAGTGGGACTGAAAACGGAAATGCATGGAGAGGACATTATGATGATACCTCAGCAGTCTCATTTAACAGATGA
- the LOC108489449 gene encoding auxin response factor 7-like isoform X3 — MKAPPTGFLANPAEGDRKSINSELWHACAGPLVSLPPIGSLVVYFPQGHSEQVAASMQKETDFIPSYPNLPSKLICVLHNVTLHADPETDEVYAQMTLQPVNKYDKEALLASDMGLKQSRQPAEFFCKTLTASDTSTHGGFSVPRRAAEKIFPSLDFSMQPPAQELVARDLHENAWTFRHIYRGQPKRHLLTTGWSVFVSTKRLFAGDSVLFIRDAKSQLLLGLRRANRQQPALSSSVISSDSMHIGILAAAAHAAANFSPFTIFYNPRASPSEFVVPLAKYNKTMYTQVSLGMRFRMMFETEESGVRRYMGTVTGISDLDPVRWKNSQWRNLQVGWDESTAGERPRRVSVWEIEPVVSPFFICPPPFFRPRFPKQPGMPDDDSDVENAFKRAMPWLGDDFAAQSGFFPSTVSSNLLHSNLSIDDPSKLLNFQAPVLPAPNMQFNKANPNQVNQLPQAPTTWSQQILQTPVNQHQQQQPQQQLQQQQPQQPQQQPQPQSHLLHQQQPQPQPSPKQQQHIHQEQRQQPQQQQPLQQQPTLPPQVTNGIVAPNQISNQNLHQPAVYSHLQQQQLLTSNSLSTQTTLSAHMTSYPLTSLPQDTRVQQQMEQQPNLMQRQQQQTQLQQSLSQRTQQQPQILQLSQQGLSEQLQLQLLQKLQQQQQQSAQQLLSAAGSLLQPPMLQQQQTHQQNQPLQQLPLSQSQVQPLGSNGFSTSMFVQPQQLSVHQSQSQSKQLMAMRSNSGLIDGDAPPSTLSSTNNCQVSPSNLINRSHHVPSILMTDPVVEPPSTLAQELLSKPDIQIKHEPPTSRGLDQSKYKSSVTDQLEASSSGTSYCLDAGTIQHNASLSFLEGDVQSHSRNNLPFTANIDGLAPETLLTREYDSQKDLQNMLSNYGGNPRDIDTELSTAAISCQSFGVPNIPFKTGCSNDVAINETGVLNGGLWTNQTQRMRTYTKVQKRGSVGRSIDVTRYKGYDELRHDLVRMFGIEGQLEDPQSSDWKLVYVDHENDILLVGDDPWEEFVSCVQSIKILSSAEVQQMSLDGNLGNVSVPNQACSGTENGNAWRGHYDDTSAVSFNR, encoded by the exons ATGAAGGCTCCACCAACTGGATTTTTGGCAAATCCTGCTGAAG GAGATAGGAAGAGTATCAATTCAGAATTATGGCATGCTTGTGCTGGACCACTGGTTTCTTTGCCACCAATTGGAAGTCTGGTGGTTTATTTTCCTCAAGGCCACAGCGAACAA GTTGCAGCATCAATGCAGAAGGAGACTGATTTCATACCAAGTTACCCTAACCTTCCTTCCAAGTTGATTTGTGTCCTCCATAATGTTACATTGCAT GCTGATCCAGAAACTGATGAGGTCTATGCCCAGATGACTCTTCAACCTGTAAACAAA TATGACAAGGAAGCATTACTGGCATCTGATATGGGCCTCAAGCAAAGCAGGCAACCTGCTGAGTTCTTTTGCAAGACTCTTACAGCTAGTGATACTAGCACTCATGGTGGATTTTCAGTCCCTCGTCGAGCAGCTGAGAAGATCTTCCCTTCTCTG GATTTTTCCATGCAACCACCTGCTCAAGAGCTTGTAGCAAGAGATTTGCATGAAAATGCATGGACTTTTAGACATATTTATCGAG GTCAACCAAAGAGGCACCTTCTGACTACCGGTTGGAGTGTCTTTGTTAGCACAAAAAGACTCTTCGCTGGTGATTCTGTTCTTTTCATAAG AGATGCGAAGTCACAGCTTCTCTTGGGTCTAAGGCGCGCTAATAGACAACAGCCAGCTCTCTCATCATCAGTGATTTCTAGTGATAGCATGCATATAGGGATCCTTGCTGCTGCAGCCCATGCTGCTGCAAATTTCAGCCCATTTACTATATTCTACAATCCAAG GGCAAGCCCCTCTGAGTTTGTGGTACCCTTAGCAAAATATAACAAAACCATGTACACCCAAGTTTCTCTTGGCATGCGGTTTAGAATGATGTTTGAGACTGAGGAGTCTGGAGTACGAAGATACATGGGTACAGTTACTGGTATCAGCGACCTGGATCCTGTGCGATGGAAAAACTCACAATGGCGCAATCTTCAG GTTGGTTGGGATGAATCAACAGCTGGAGAACGGCCCAGGCGAGTTTCAGTTTGGGAAATTGAGCCTGTTGTATCTCCTTTCTTCATATGTCCACCTCCTTTTTTCAGACCTAGGTTTCCGAAGCAACCAGGGATGCCAG ATGATGATTCTGATGTCGAGAACGCTTTCAAAAGAGCTATGCCTTGGCTTGGAGATGATTTTG CTGCTCAATCAGGATTCTTTCCATCAACGGTTTCTTCGAATCTGCTGCATAGTAACCTTAGCATTGATGATCCTTCCAAATTATTGAATTTTCAAGCTCCTGTATTACCTGCACCGAATATGCAATTTAATAAAGCTAACCCAAACCAAGTCAACCAGTTGCCTCAGGCACCTACGACTTGGTCCCAGCAGATATTGCAGACTCCGGTAAATCAACATCAGCAGCAGCAACCCCAACAGCAATTGCAGCAACAACAGCCACAACAACCACAGCAGCAGCCACAGCCACAGTCACATCTTCTTCATCAACAGCAGCCTCAGCCACAGCCATCTCCAAAGCAACAGCAACACATCCACCAGGAACAGAGACAACAGCCACAACAGCAGCAGCCGCTGCAACAACAACCAACCCTACCGCCTCAAGTAACTAATGGCATTGTTGCTcctaaccagatctcaaatcaaaaTTTGCATCAGCCAGCTGTTTACTCTCACCTGCAGCAGCAACAATTGTTGACAAGCAATAGCCTGTCTACCCAAACTACCCTCTCTGCTCATATGACTTCATATCCTTTGACGTCATTACCACAAGATACACGGGTTCAGCAGCAGATGGAACAGCAACCTAACCTCATGCAGAGGCAGCAGCAACAGACACAACTGCAACAAAGCCTGTCCCAGAGGACACAGCAGCAGCCGCAGATTCTGCAACTATCACAGCAGGGCCTCTCGGAGCAACTGCAATTACAACTTCTCCAAAAattgcagcagcagcagcagcagtcgGCTCAACAATTACTCTCCGCAGCTGGGTCACTGCTGCAGCCTCCAATGTTGCAGCAACAGCAAACTCATCAACAGAACCAACCATTGCAGCAGTTGCCTCTTTCTCAGAGCCAGGTGCAACCACTGGGTAGCAATGGCTTCTCAACATCGATGTTTGTGCAACCTCAACAACTTTCAGTGCATCAATCCCAAAGTCAGAGCAAACAACTTATGGCAATGAGAAGCAATTCTGGTCTTATTGATGGAGATGCTCCACCTTCAACCTTATCTTCTACCAATAATTGTCAGGTTTCCCCATCAAACCTTATAAACAGAAGTCACCATGTACCATCCATATTGATGACAGATCCAGTTGTTGAGCCTCCAAGTACACTAGCTCAAGAGCTCCTGAGCAAGCCTGATATTCAAATCAAACATGAGCCGCCCACCTCTAGAGGACTAGACCAATCAAAGTACAAAAGTTCTGTAACAGACCAATTAGAAGCATCCTCTTCTGGAACATCATATTGCTTGGACGCAGGCACCATCCAGCATAATGCCTCCCTTTCCTTTCTGGAAGGTGATGTCCAATCACATTCTCGGAACAATCTTCCTTTTACAGCTAATATTGATGGATTGGCACCTGAGACTTTGTTAACAAGGGAATATGACTCTCAAAAGGATCTTCAAAACATGCTTTCTAATTATGGTGGGAACCCAAGAGATATTGACACTGAGTTGTCTACTGCTGCAATAAGCTGTCAGTCATTTGGTGTGCCAAATATACCTTTCAAGACAGGATGCTCAAATGATGTTGCCATAAATGAGACAGGAGTTTTAAATGGCGGATTGTGGACCAACCAAACTCAACGCATGCGAACATATACAAAG GTGCAAAAGCGTGGTTCTGTGGGAAGATCAATTGATGTGACCCGCTATAAAGGGTATGATGAACTACGGCATGATCTAGTCCGTATGTTCGGTATCGAGGGGCAGCTGGAGGATCCACAAAGTTCTGACTGGAAATTAGTTTATGTGGATCATGAAAATGACATATTACTTGTTGGTGACGATCCTTGGGA AGAATTTGTAAGTTGTGTTCAGAGCATAAAGATACTGTCGTCAGCAGAAGTACAGCAGATGAGCTTGGATGGTAATCTTGGAAATGTGTCAGTTCCCAATCAAGCTTGCAGTGGGACTGAAAACGGAAATGCATGGAGAGGACATTATGATGATACCTCAGCAGTCTCATTTAACAGATGA
- the LOC108489449 gene encoding auxin response factor 19-like isoform X5: MKAPPTGFLANPAEGDRKSINSELWHACAGPLVSLPPIGSLVVYFPQGHSEQVAASMQKETDFIPSYPNLPSKLICVLHNVTLHADPETDEVYAQMTLQPVNKYDKEALLASDMGLKQSRQPAEFFCKTLTASDTSTHGGFSVPRRAAEKIFPSLDFSMQPPAQELVARDLHENAWTFRHIYRGQPKRHLLTTGWSVFVSTKRLFAGDSVLFIRDAKSQLLLGLRRANRQQPALSSSVISSDSMHIGILAAAAHAAANFSPFTIFYNPRASPSEFVVPLAKYNKTMYTQVSLGMRFRMMFETEESGVRRYMGTVTGISDLDPVRWKNSQWRNLQVGWDESTAGERPRRVSVWEIEPVVSPFFICPPPFFRPRFPKQPGMPDDDSDVENAFKRAMPWLGDDFGFFPSTVSSNLLHSNLSIDDPSKLLNFQAPVLPAPNMQFNKANPNQVNQLPQAPTTWSQQILQTPVNQHQQQQPQQQLQQQQPQQPQQQPQPQSHLLHQQQPQPQPSPKQQQHIHQEQRQQPQQQQPLQQQPTLPPQVTNGIVAPNQISNQNLHQPAVYSHLQQQQLLTSNSLSTQTTLSAHMTSYPLTSLPQDTRVQQQMEQQPNLMQRQQQQTQLQQSLSQRTQQQPQILQLSQQGLSEQLQLQLLQKLQQQQQQSAQQLLSAAGSLLQPPMLQQQQTHQQNQPLQQLPLSQSQVQPLGSNGFSTSMFVQPQQLSVHQSQSQSKQLMAMRSNSGLIDGDAPPSTLSSTNNCQVSPSNLINRSHHVPSILMTDPVVEPPSTLAQELLSKPDIQIKHEPPTSRGLDQSKYKSSVTDQLEASSSGTSYCLDAGTIQHNASLSFLEGDVQSHSRNNLPFTANIDGLAPETLLTREYDSQKDLQNMLSNYGGNPRDIDTELSTAAISCQSFGVPNIPFKTGCSNDVAINETGVLNGGLWTNQTQRMRTYTKVQKRGSVGRSIDVTRYKGYDELRHDLVRMFGIEGQLEDPQSSDWKLVYVDHENDILLVGDDPWEEFVSCVQSIKILSSAEVQQMSLDGNLGNVSVPNQACSGTENGNAWRGHYDDTSAVSFNR; this comes from the exons ATGAAGGCTCCACCAACTGGATTTTTGGCAAATCCTGCTGAAG GAGATAGGAAGAGTATCAATTCAGAATTATGGCATGCTTGTGCTGGACCACTGGTTTCTTTGCCACCAATTGGAAGTCTGGTGGTTTATTTTCCTCAAGGCCACAGCGAACAA GTTGCAGCATCAATGCAGAAGGAGACTGATTTCATACCAAGTTACCCTAACCTTCCTTCCAAGTTGATTTGTGTCCTCCATAATGTTACATTGCAT GCTGATCCAGAAACTGATGAGGTCTATGCCCAGATGACTCTTCAACCTGTAAACAAA TATGACAAGGAAGCATTACTGGCATCTGATATGGGCCTCAAGCAAAGCAGGCAACCTGCTGAGTTCTTTTGCAAGACTCTTACAGCTAGTGATACTAGCACTCATGGTGGATTTTCAGTCCCTCGTCGAGCAGCTGAGAAGATCTTCCCTTCTCTG GATTTTTCCATGCAACCACCTGCTCAAGAGCTTGTAGCAAGAGATTTGCATGAAAATGCATGGACTTTTAGACATATTTATCGAG GTCAACCAAAGAGGCACCTTCTGACTACCGGTTGGAGTGTCTTTGTTAGCACAAAAAGACTCTTCGCTGGTGATTCTGTTCTTTTCATAAG AGATGCGAAGTCACAGCTTCTCTTGGGTCTAAGGCGCGCTAATAGACAACAGCCAGCTCTCTCATCATCAGTGATTTCTAGTGATAGCATGCATATAGGGATCCTTGCTGCTGCAGCCCATGCTGCTGCAAATTTCAGCCCATTTACTATATTCTACAATCCAAG GGCAAGCCCCTCTGAGTTTGTGGTACCCTTAGCAAAATATAACAAAACCATGTACACCCAAGTTTCTCTTGGCATGCGGTTTAGAATGATGTTTGAGACTGAGGAGTCTGGAGTACGAAGATACATGGGTACAGTTACTGGTATCAGCGACCTGGATCCTGTGCGATGGAAAAACTCACAATGGCGCAATCTTCAG GTTGGTTGGGATGAATCAACAGCTGGAGAACGGCCCAGGCGAGTTTCAGTTTGGGAAATTGAGCCTGTTGTATCTCCTTTCTTCATATGTCCACCTCCTTTTTTCAGACCTAGGTTTCCGAAGCAACCAGGGATGCCAG ATGATGATTCTGATGTCGAGAACGCTTTCAAAAGAGCTATGCCTTGGCTTGGAGATGATTTTG GATTCTTTCCATCAACGGTTTCTTCGAATCTGCTGCATAGTAACCTTAGCATTGATGATCCTTCCAAATTATTGAATTTTCAAGCTCCTGTATTACCTGCACCGAATATGCAATTTAATAAAGCTAACCCAAACCAAGTCAACCAGTTGCCTCAGGCACCTACGACTTGGTCCCAGCAGATATTGCAGACTCCGGTAAATCAACATCAGCAGCAGCAACCCCAACAGCAATTGCAGCAACAACAGCCACAACAACCACAGCAGCAGCCACAGCCACAGTCACATCTTCTTCATCAACAGCAGCCTCAGCCACAGCCATCTCCAAAGCAACAGCAACACATCCACCAGGAACAGAGACAACAGCCACAACAGCAGCAGCCGCTGCAACAACAACCAACCCTACCGCCTCAAGTAACTAATGGCATTGTTGCTcctaaccagatctcaaatcaaaaTTTGCATCAGCCAGCTGTTTACTCTCACCTGCAGCAGCAACAATTGTTGACAAGCAATAGCCTGTCTACCCAAACTACCCTCTCTGCTCATATGACTTCATATCCTTTGACGTCATTACCACAAGATACACGGGTTCAGCAGCAGATGGAACAGCAACCTAACCTCATGCAGAGGCAGCAGCAACAGACACAACTGCAACAAAGCCTGTCCCAGAGGACACAGCAGCAGCCGCAGATTCTGCAACTATCACAGCAGGGCCTCTCGGAGCAACTGCAATTACAACTTCTCCAAAAattgcagcagcagcagcagcagtcgGCTCAACAATTACTCTCCGCAGCTGGGTCACTGCTGCAGCCTCCAATGTTGCAGCAACAGCAAACTCATCAACAGAACCAACCATTGCAGCAGTTGCCTCTTTCTCAGAGCCAGGTGCAACCACTGGGTAGCAATGGCTTCTCAACATCGATGTTTGTGCAACCTCAACAACTTTCAGTGCATCAATCCCAAAGTCAGAGCAAACAACTTATGGCAATGAGAAGCAATTCTGGTCTTATTGATGGAGATGCTCCACCTTCAACCTTATCTTCTACCAATAATTGTCAGGTTTCCCCATCAAACCTTATAAACAGAAGTCACCATGTACCATCCATATTGATGACAGATCCAGTTGTTGAGCCTCCAAGTACACTAGCTCAAGAGCTCCTGAGCAAGCCTGATATTCAAATCAAACATGAGCCGCCCACCTCTAGAGGACTAGACCAATCAAAGTACAAAAGTTCTGTAACAGACCAATTAGAAGCATCCTCTTCTGGAACATCATATTGCTTGGACGCAGGCACCATCCAGCATAATGCCTCCCTTTCCTTTCTGGAAGGTGATGTCCAATCACATTCTCGGAACAATCTTCCTTTTACAGCTAATATTGATGGATTGGCACCTGAGACTTTGTTAACAAGGGAATATGACTCTCAAAAGGATCTTCAAAACATGCTTTCTAATTATGGTGGGAACCCAAGAGATATTGACACTGAGTTGTCTACTGCTGCAATAAGCTGTCAGTCATTTGGTGTGCCAAATATACCTTTCAAGACAGGATGCTCAAATGATGTTGCCATAAATGAGACAGGAGTTTTAAATGGCGGATTGTGGACCAACCAAACTCAACGCATGCGAACATATACAAAG GTGCAAAAGCGTGGTTCTGTGGGAAGATCAATTGATGTGACCCGCTATAAAGGGTATGATGAACTACGGCATGATCTAGTCCGTATGTTCGGTATCGAGGGGCAGCTGGAGGATCCACAAAGTTCTGACTGGAAATTAGTTTATGTGGATCATGAAAATGACATATTACTTGTTGGTGACGATCCTTGGGA AGAATTTGTAAGTTGTGTTCAGAGCATAAAGATACTGTCGTCAGCAGAAGTACAGCAGATGAGCTTGGATGGTAATCTTGGAAATGTGTCAGTTCCCAATCAAGCTTGCAGTGGGACTGAAAACGGAAATGCATGGAGAGGACATTATGATGATACCTCAGCAGTCTCATTTAACAGATGA